A stretch of the Gossypium hirsutum isolate 1008001.06 chromosome D07, Gossypium_hirsutum_v2.1, whole genome shotgun sequence genome encodes the following:
- the LOC107954822 gene encoding probable inactive receptor kinase At1g48480, which produces MKLIVFSLFLWATLVVSVSSDLASDRAALLALRAAVGGRIRLWNLSSSPCSWTGVNCVQNRVVELRLPGMGLSGQLPIAIGNLTQLQTLSLRFNALSGSIPSDFAKLTTLRNLYLQGNGFSGQIPGFLFTLQNLIRLNLANNNFSGTIPESVNNSTRLGTLFLENNHLSGSIPDIKLPSLVQLNVSFNQLNGSIPKGLSGKPKSAFQGNSLCGKPLVSCDGTESSGSKLSGGAIAGIVIGSVLGVLLVLILLICLCRRKGGKKTETRDIAPAKLAEIEIPADKAAGESDNRNGGALSGVVKNDAKSSGNKKLVFFGNAPRVFDLEDLLRASAEVLGKGTFGTAYKATLDMGVVVAVKRLKDVVVSEKEFKEKMEVVGAMDHQNLVPLRAYYFSADEKLLVYDYMSTGSLSALLHGNKGAGRTPLNWDTRSSIALGAAKGIAYLHSKGPGISHGNIKSSNILLTTSYEACVSDFGPAQLSGPTSTPNRVDGYRAPEVTDARKVSQKADVYSFGVLLLELLTGKAPTHALTNEEGVDLPRWVQSVVREEWTAEVFDLELLRYQNVEEDMVQLLQLAINCTAQYPDKRPAMDEVTSQIEELCRSSDQRT; this is translated from the exons ATGAAGCTAATcgttttttcattgtttttatgGGCAACATTGGTGGTGAGTGTGAGCTCAGATCTAGCTTCCGACAGGGCAGCCTTGTTGGCTCTTCGAGCAGCTGTTGGTGGACGCATCCGTTTGTGGAATCTTTCAAGCAGCCCATGTAGTTGGACTGGTGTAAATTGTGTCCAAAACAGAGTCGTCGAGTTAAGGCTCCCTGGAATGGGACTGTCAGGTCAGCTTCCCATTGCCATTGGTAACTTAACTCAGCTCCAAACTCTTTCTCTTCGTTTCAATGCTCTGTCTGGGTCAATCCCATCCGACTTTGCCAAGCTTACCACCCTTCGAAACCTCTACTTACAAGGGAATGGGTTTTCGGGTCAGATCCCGGGATTCTTGTTCACTTTGCAAAACCTTATCCGGTTAAATCTTGCAAACAATAATTTCAGTGGTACCATCCCTGAAAGTGTCAATAATTCGACTAGGTTGGGCACATTGTTTTTAGAGAACAATCACTTATCTGGGTCAATACCAGATATCAAGTTGCCTTCGCTTGTGCAATTGAATGTTTCTTTTAATCAGTTAAACGGATCAATCCCGAAAGGGTTATCAGGGAAACCAAAGAGTGCTTTTCAAGGGAATTCTTTATGCGGGAAGCCTTTGGTTTCTTGTGATGGAACTGAGAGTAGTGGGAGCAAGTTGTCTGGTGGAGCAATTGCTGGTATTGTCATTGGGTCTGTGCTTGGTGTTTTATTGGTTTTGATTCTCTTGATATGTTTATGTAGAAGGAAGGGTGGTAAAAAAACCGAGACAAGAGATATAGCCCCTGCAAAACTGGCTGAGATTGAAATTCCAGCAGACAAGGCAGCAGGGGAGAGTGATAATAGAAATGGTGGTGCCTTGTCTGGGGTAGTCAAAAACGATGCTAAGAGCAGTGGGAATAAGAAGTTGGTGTTTTTCGGGAACGCGCCGAGGGTATTCGATCTGGAGGATCTATTGAGGGCATCTGCTGAGGTTTTGGGGAAGGGAACATTTGGGACGGCTTATAAGGCCACCTTAGATATGGGGGTGGTTGTTGCAGTGAAGAGGTTGAAGGATGTGGTGGTGTCAGAAAAGGAATTCAAGGAGAAAATGGAGGTAGTGGGAGCCATGGATCACCAGAACTTGGTCCCATTAAGGGCCTATTACTTCAGTGCAGATGAGAAACTTCTTGTTTATGATTACATGTCCACAGGAAGCTTGTCTGCACTTTTGCATG GTAACAAAGGAGCTGGCAGGACTCCATTGAATTGGGATACAAGGTCCAGCATAGCCCTTGGAGCTGCCAAAGGCATTGCATACCTCCATTCCAAGGGACCAGGAATCTCCCATGGAAACATCAAATCCTCCAACATCCTTCTCACTACATCCTATGAAGCTTGTGTGTCTGATTTTGGTCCTGCTCAGCTTTCTGGCCCAACATCGACCCCCAACCGTGTAGATGGCTACCGTGCTCCAGAGGTAACAGATGCTCGTAAAGTTTCTCAAAAAGCCGATGTCTACAGCTTCGGTGTATTGCTTCTAGAACTGCTTACAGGGAAGGCACCCACACATGCATTAACAAATGAGGAAGGAGTAGACCTCCCAAGATGGGTCCAATCCGTAGTTCGAGAGGAGTGGACTGCCGAGGTGTTCGACCTCGAACTTCTCAGATACCAGAATGTGGAGGAGGACATGGTCCAGCTCTTACAGCTTGCCATTAACTGTACTGCTCAATATCCCGACAAACGTCCTGCAATGGATGAGGTGACGAGCCAAATCGAGGAGCTCTGCCGCTCTAGCGATCAGagaacatag